A region from the Coffea eugenioides isolate CCC68of chromosome 9, Ceug_1.0, whole genome shotgun sequence genome encodes:
- the LOC113782417 gene encoding zinc finger MYM-type protein 1-like produces the protein MANRTIDSFFKKRRLEPSGSGEIPCPLRDSSPKHQTKKFCRAESLEFDISSIERDPGKRKSIWEYLEHQRDEVRRAYIKFGPYQPELPIESMVVDKKGRRFLFSWYKLFPDWLEFSPTKNAAFCLPCSLFSKPTDRFGSMAFTTSGFRSWKKVNDGKNCAFLNHIGKDPNSSHKVAMQCYHDLGNSLQHLDKIIEKQNSEQVAKNRLQLQVSIDAAKWCAFQAVAFRGHDESLDSNNRGNFIELIKHVSSYNEKVAAVVLDNAPRNASYTSPTIQKEILSIWSIKIQKHIREEISDSKFSILVDEAQDRSKREQMAIVLRFVDKQGYIRERFFDIVHVHETNSLTLKKEICDVLSRHNLSVQNIRGQGYDGASNMRGEWNGLQALFIQECPYAYYIHCFAHRLQLTLVATSQEVIPVEQFFTNLSLLINLVSSSCKRVDQLRVARAARIAELIAIDELETGRGQNQMGTLKRPGTTRWGSHFSSICSLFTEYEDICSVLIDVINYGNTSTQRSEANRVYDFMTSFDFVLVMHMMRDILGFAQVLSQALQCKSQDILNALKLVSVTKDRLQSYRDNGWNELFTNVKTFCDARNIEMPDMNVIYKAGRGRIRKQNDPITMEHHYRIDVFLATVDSQILEMKNRFKEDVIELLILSSALHPKDNFQAFNIEQICQLANKFYSADFTDQEKLHFRTQLELFQIEFSCNSQLQNLSSLQELCQVLAKTRKSMCYTLIDRLIRLILTLPVSTATIVRAFSAMKII, from the coding sequence ATGGCCAACAGGACAATTGAttcttttttcaagaaaagacGTCTAGAACCAAGTGGAAGTGGTGAAATTCCTTGTCCTCTTCGTGATTCTTCTCCTAAGCATCAAACAAAGAAATTTTGTAGAGCTGAATCATTAGAGTTTGATATTTCATCCATAGAACGTGATCCTGGAAAGAGAAAATCCATTTGGGAATATCTAGAGCATCAAAGGGATGAGGTACGGAGAGCATATATTAAGTTTGGGCCATACCAACCTGAGCTTCCGATTGAATCAATGGTTGTTGACAAGAAGGGCCGacgtttccttttctcttggtaTAAATTGTTTCCAGATTGGTTGGAATTTTCTCCAACAAAGAATGCTGCCTTTTGTCTTCCTTGCTCACTTTTTTCCAAGCCAACGGACCGTTTTGGATCAATGGCCTTCACAACTAGTGGATTTAGATCATGGAAGAAGGTAAATGATGGAAAAAATTGTGCTTTTTTAAATCACATTGGAAAAGATCCTAACTCATCACACAAAGTGGCAATGCAATGCTATCATGATTTGGGAAACTCATTGCAACATCTTGACAAAATTATTGAGAAGCAAAATTCTGAGCAGGTTGCAAAAAATCGGTTGCAACTTCAAGTTTCCATAGATGCTGCAAAATGGTGTGCATTTCAAGCGGTGGCTTTTAGGGGTCATGATGAAAGTTTAGATTCTAACAATCGAGGTAATTTTATTGAGTTGATCAAGCATGTGTCTTCTTATAATGAAAAAGTGGCTGCTGTGGTTCTTGATAATGCTCCTCGAAATGCATCTTATACTTCTCCTACGATCCAAAAGGAGATATTGTCCATTTGGTCGATCAAGATACAAAAGCATATTCGAGAGGAGATTagtgattcaaaattttctatacTTGTTGATGAGGCTCAAGATAGATCAAAAAGAGAGCAAATGGCTATTGTTCTTAGATTTGTGGACAAGCAAGGCTATATTCGAGAGAGATTTTTTGACATTGTTCATGTGCACGAAACCAATTCCTTGACTTTGAAGAAGGAGATATGTGATGTCCTTTCTCGCCATAATCTTAGTGTGCAAAACATTCGTGGCCAAGGATATGATGGAGCTAGTAACATGCGTGGAGAATGGAATGGACTGCAAGCATTATTTATTCAGGAGTGCCCCTATGCATATTATATTCACTGTTTTGCTCATCGACTGCAATTAACATTGGTAGCAACATCTCAAGAGGTAATTCCTGTGGAACAATTCTTTACAAACTTATCTCTTCTTATAAATTTAGTTTCATCTTCTTGCAAACGGGTGGACCAACTTAGAGTTGCTAGAGCTGCTAGAATTGCTGAATTGATTGCTATTGATGAACTTGAGACTGGTAGGGGTCAGAATCAGATGGGTACCTTAAAACGGCCAGGGACTACAAGATGGGGGTCTCATTTTAGTTCTATCTGTAGCTTATTCACAGAATATGAAGACATTTGCTCTGTCCTAATTGATGTTATCAATTATGGAAATACATCAACTCAAAGAAGTGAAGCTAACAGAGTTTATGATTTCATGACATCCTTTGATTTTGTTCTTGTTATGCATATGATGAGGGACATTTTAGGATTTGCACAAGTACTTTCTCAAGCTTTACAATGCAAATCTCAAGATATTTTGAATGCCCTTAAATTGGTTTCAGTAACAAAGGATCGACTTCAAAGTTACAGAGATAATGGATGGAATGAATTGTTCACCAATGTAAAGACATTTTGTGATGCACGAAATATAGAGATGCCTGATATGAATGTCATTTATAAAGCAGGTCGAGGAAGAATTCGAAAACAAAATGATCCAATTACCATGGAGCATCACTACAGGATTGATGTGTTTTTGGCAACGGTTGATTCTCAAATACTTGAAATGAAGAATAGGTTTAAGGAAGATGTAATAGAGTTGCTTATTCTTAGTTCAGCATTGCACCCCAAAGATAATTTTCAGGCTTTCAATATTGAACAAATTTGTCAACTTGCAAACAAGTTTTATTCAGCTGACTTCACAGATCAAGAGAAGTTACACTTCAGAACTCAATTAGAGCTTTTCCAGATTGAGTTTTCCTGTAATTCTCAGCTTCAAAATTTGTCATCACTTCAGGAGTTGTGCCAAGTGTTAGCGAAGACAAGAAAGTCAATGTGCTATACTCTTATTGATAGATTGATTCGTCTTATTTTGACTCTTCCTGTTTCAACAGCTACAATAGTGCGTGCATTTTCTGCTATGAAAATCATCTAG